A genomic stretch from Leptotrichia sp. HSP-536 includes:
- a CDS encoding cell division protein FtsZ — translation MKERINIKVIGIGGMGINFVNFMIVSRVRNVEYITIDTDSKNSNMSRAEQKIFLDTGVPKCGRDLAERVAFQCERQFHNLLKGTNILFLISGIGGATGSGITPVILEIAKKLRIFTISIIARPFYLEGFEILKIANAGMKKIEKNTNSLIVIPNEKLYNHIDRKEPLEMAYKQVNILIKEGIEGIVNILTEVGFMNIDFLDIKSVLNNSKDVIIRVGEGTGDKAVDNIIEQLMKNNLFEGKLENAKKILISFTAGHSVSLSDIGIITEKISSIIKDKNPNLIWGVIFNPTYDGIEKIKTVIISSI, via the coding sequence ATGAAAGAGAGAATAAACATAAAAGTTATTGGAATTGGCGGAATGGGAATAAATTTTGTCAATTTTATGATAGTTTCAAGAGTAAGAAATGTGGAATATATAACAATTGATACAGATAGTAAAAATTCCAATATGAGTCGGGCTGAGCAAAAAATATTTTTAGATACGGGAGTCCCAAAATGTGGGAGAGATTTAGCTGAAAGAGTTGCATTTCAATGTGAAAGACAATTTCATAATTTATTAAAAGGTACAAATATTCTATTTTTAATTTCTGGAATTGGTGGGGCTACTGGTAGTGGAATAACTCCTGTTATTCTTGAAATAGCAAAAAAGTTAAGAATTTTTACTATAAGTATTATTGCACGTCCATTTTATTTAGAAGGATTTGAAATTTTAAAAATTGCAAATGCTGGAATGAAAAAAATTGAAAAAAATACTAATAGTTTGATAGTAATTCCAAATGAAAAATTATATAATCATATAGATAGAAAAGAACCTCTTGAAATGGCATATAAACAAGTAAATATTCTTATAAAAGAAGGAATTGAAGGAATTGTAAATATTCTTACTGAAGTTGGTTTTATGAATATTGATTTTTTAGATATAAAATCTGTTTTGAATAATTCTAAAGATGTAATTATTCGTGTAGGAGAAGGTACAGGCGATAAAGCGGTAGACAATATAATTGAACAGTTGATGAAAAATAATCTATTTGAAGGAAAATTGGAAAATGCTAAGAAAATTTTAATAAGTTTTACTGCGGGACATAGTGTCTCGTTGTCAGATATCGGAATAATAACGGAAAAAATTTCAAGCATTATAAAAGATAAAAATCCAAATTTGATATGGGGAGTTATATTTAATCCGACTTATGATGGAATAGAAAAAATAAAGACGGTAATAATTTCAAGTATTTAA
- a CDS encoding GTPase, with translation MDVIEFKKLIEKEENINVEENKMDNQKAEMKNKILESLYGLTISDGTVSFDKKKNEKIQNQNYNYNKETVNIIVAGKTGVGKSSLINYIFGEKVAEVGVGAPVTQEIGAYHLKEDNINLYDTKGIETEDYEETLSNIQNF, from the coding sequence ATGGATGTTATAGAATTTAAAAAATTAATTGAAAAAGAAGAAAATATAAATGTGGAGGAAAATAAAATGGATAATCAAAAAGCTGAAATGAAAAATAAAATTTTGGAAAGCCTTTATGGATTGACAATTAGTGATGGAACGGTAAGTTTTGATAAAAAGAAAAATGAAAAAATACAAAATCAGAATTATAATTATAATAAAGAAACAGTTAATATTATTGTTGCAGGAAAAACTGGGGTTGGAAAAAGTTCGCTGATTAATTATATTTTTGGAGAAAAAGTGGCGGAAGTTGGTGTAGGGGCTCCTGTAACTCAGGAAATTGGGGCTTATCATTTAAAAGAAGATAATATAAATTTATATGATACAAAAGGAATTGAAACGGAGGATTATGAAGAAACGCTATCAAATATTCAGAATTTTTAA
- a CDS encoding hemolysin family protein codes for MSEGSLLLQIVIIIILTGINAFFSGAEMAIVSLNKNKLKILIEDGNKKAVLLDNLLQEPSKFLSTIQVGITLASFFASASAATGLSQYLSSALQPLNIPYNYQISMILITFLLSYITLVFGELIPKRIALRNSENIALSSVGVVVFISKLFSPFVKFLTFSTNLVLTILKMKEDNIEEKVSKEELRSLVEVGKEHGVINETEQEMIENIIEFDEKIAREIMIPRTKVFLIDKNISIHELFESKEIGKYSRIPVYENEADNIIGILLTKDLMMEAYKKGFDNIKVADLLQEAYFVPETKNVNELFNEMQLEKKHITILIDEYGGFSGIVTLEDLIEEVMGNIADEFDDEDLSIRQLSRNKYLISGEVSLNDLNDNFHFELESKYYDTLSGILIENLGYIPEDNEDIEPITINGVVFKPQRVRNKKIEKVVMTFDKDKEETEKSKNKSNEDE; via the coding sequence ATGTCTGAGGGCAGTTTATTATTACAAATTGTAATAATAATAATTTTAACGGGAATTAACGCTTTCTTTTCCGGTGCGGAAATGGCAATTGTTTCGTTAAATAAAAATAAATTAAAAATATTAATTGAAGATGGAAATAAAAAAGCAGTCTTACTTGATAATTTGTTGCAGGAACCGAGCAAATTCCTGTCTACTATTCAGGTTGGAATCACTTTGGCAAGTTTTTTTGCGTCAGCATCAGCGGCAACTGGTTTATCCCAATATTTATCAAGTGCATTACAGCCTTTGAATATTCCGTATAACTATCAAATTTCGATGATTTTAATAACTTTTTTGTTATCGTATATTACACTTGTTTTTGGGGAGCTGATTCCAAAGAGAATTGCACTTAGAAATTCAGAGAATATCGCTTTATCTTCAGTTGGAGTTGTTGTGTTTATTTCAAAATTATTTTCTCCATTTGTAAAATTTTTAACATTTTCTACAAATTTGGTGCTTACAATTTTGAAAATGAAGGAAGACAATATTGAAGAAAAGGTTTCTAAGGAAGAATTACGTTCGCTTGTGGAAGTTGGGAAGGAACATGGTGTTATTAATGAAACTGAACAGGAAATGATTGAAAATATTATTGAATTTGATGAAAAAATTGCACGGGAAATAATGATTCCAAGAACAAAAGTATTTTTGATTGACAAAAATATTTCGATTCATGAACTTTTTGAAAGCAAGGAAATTGGAAAATATTCACGTATTCCAGTTTATGAAAACGAAGCTGACAACATTATTGGAATTTTATTAACCAAGGACTTGATGATGGAAGCCTACAAAAAGGGCTTTGACAACATAAAAGTGGCTGATTTGCTGCAAGAAGCATATTTTGTGCCTGAAACAAAAAATGTAAATGAACTTTTTAATGAAATGCAACTTGAGAAAAAGCACATTACTATACTGATTGATGAATATGGAGGTTTTTCGGGAATTGTTACACTTGAAGACTTGATTGAAGAAGTCATGGGAAATATTGCCGATGAATTTGATGATGAGGACTTGTCAATTCGTCAATTGTCACGAAATAAATACTTAATTAGTGGAGAAGTTTCACTAAATGACTTGAATGATAACTTCCACTTTGAACTTGAATCCAAATATTATGACACTTTGAGCGGAATTTTAATTGAAAATTTAGGATATATTCCCGAAGATAACGAAGATATTGAGCCAATCACAATTAACGGAGTTGTATTTAAGCCACAACGGGTTAGAAACAAAAAAATCGAAAAAGTTGTTATGACATTTGATAAAGATAAGGAAGAAACTGAAAAATCTAAAAATAAATCAAATGAAGACGAATAG
- a CDS encoding YcjF family protein has protein sequence MKKARAIVRVRSVEELIEIDEGERVVLKPKGAEELLRETYKYVSEGKQNAIKKAQIVILKDRLEAMAKEANDATNKYAFLAAGIGATPLPFADSIALAALQTKLIIDINTIYRVNSGTHTFTDIAAAIISITGVAQVGKLAANLLKVVPGIGWAANGTIAGSITKGIGFGYSEYLKNNVNTETGEINLDLDDLKENFFKYFNQFKNEIVNNYENYKNKFGK, from the coding sequence TTGAAAAAAGCAAGGGCTATTGTAAGAGTGCGAAGTGTTGAGGAATTAATTGAAATTGATGAAGGTGAAAGAGTGGTTTTAAAGCCTAAGGGAGCGGAAGAATTGTTACGTGAAACATATAAATATGTATCTGAAGGTAAACAAAATGCCATTAAAAAGGCCCAAATTGTAATTTTGAAAGACCGTCTTGAAGCAATGGCAAAAGAAGCTAACGATGCTACAAATAAATACGCATTTCTAGCGGCAGGGATTGGAGCGACACCATTACCTTTTGCAGATTCGATAGCTTTGGCCGCATTACAGACAAAACTGATTATTGACATTAACACAATTTACCGTGTAAATTCAGGAACTCATACATTTACTGATATTGCAGCGGCAATAATATCAATTACAGGTGTAGCACAAGTTGGGAAATTGGCGGCTAATTTACTGAAAGTAGTTCCTGGCATTGGATGGGCGGCAAATGGAACAATTGCAGGAAGTATTACAAAGGGAATTGGATTTGGATATTCTGAATATTTAAAAAATAATGTTAATACAGAAACTGGGGAAATCAATCTTGATCTGGATGACTTAAAAGAGAACTTTTTCAAATACTTCAATCAATTTAAAAATGAAATTGTAAATAATTATGAAAATTATAAAAATAAATTTGGAAAATAA
- a CDS encoding DUF5362 family protein has product MSFENNENENKIVETTELENTPEEINKITDNFFEKNYKSTASANFNNNFNNSNGNFSSFSGSASNFGSTATGSINLTLDANTTKNIKFIAMVIKIFSVLGIISGVFQLLFFFIGVFTILISIKFLKAATALEEALYAKDENKLKLYFSEQAKGFKLYIIFIIVTMVLAILFYAIVIVFALLNTSNTSPSI; this is encoded by the coding sequence ATGAGTTTTGAAAATAATGAGAATGAGAATAAAATAGTTGAAACAACTGAACTAGAAAATACGCCAGAAGAAATAAATAAAATTACAGATAATTTTTTTGAGAAAAATTATAAATCTACTGCATCTGCTAATTTTAATAACAATTTTAATAATAGCAACGGTAACTTTTCAAGTTTTTCAGGAAGTGCAAGTAACTTTGGTTCAACTGCAACTGGTTCAATTAATTTGACTTTGGATGCAAATACAACCAAAAACATAAAATTTATTGCAATGGTAATAAAAATTTTTTCAGTTTTGGGAATAATTTCAGGTGTTTTCCAACTATTATTTTTTTTCATTGGAGTTTTTACCATTTTAATATCAATAAAATTCCTTAAAGCTGCAACTGCTCTGGAAGAAGCCCTTTACGCAAAAGATGAAAATAAATTGAAATTATATTTCAGCGAACAGGCAAAAGGCTTTAAACTTTATATAATTTTTATTATTGTTACAATGGTGCTAGCTATTCTTTTCTATGCAATAGTTATCGTATTTGCTCTTTTAAATACTTCAAATACTTCGCCAAGTATTTAA
- a CDS encoding GNAT family N-acetyltransferase: MKEIRLAQEKDIPKIENLLEQILLVHHKGRPDIFKATGKKYTAKELTEMLNDSSKPIFVATDENDNVIGYIFCIFKQQTNHNVLTDTKTLFIDDLCVDESTRGQNIGKKLYDFALNFAKKEGCYNLTLDAWADNAGAVRFYERLGMKIQKYVFEEIL; the protein is encoded by the coding sequence ATGAAAGAAATTAGACTGGCACAAGAAAAGGATATTCCAAAAATAGAAAACTTGCTAGAACAAATTTTATTAGTCCATCACAAAGGGCGTCCCGATATTTTCAAGGCAACTGGAAAAAAATACACAGCAAAGGAATTAACGGAAATGTTAAATGATTCAAGCAAGCCAATATTTGTAGCAACTGATGAAAATGATAACGTAATCGGCTATATTTTCTGCATTTTCAAGCAGCAAACAAATCACAATGTCCTAACTGATACAAAAACATTATTCATTGACGATCTTTGTGTTGATGAAAGCACACGTGGACAAAATATTGGAAAAAAATTATACGATTTCGCATTAAACTTTGCGAAAAAGGAAGGCTGTTACAATTTAACATTGGACGCTTGGGCTGATAATGCTGGAGCTGTTAGATTTTATGAAAGATTGGGAATGAAAATTCAAAAATATGTTTTTGAAGAGATTTTGTAA
- the galU gene encoding UTP--glucose-1-phosphate uridylyltransferase GalU yields MKKKVRKAVIPAAGLGTRVLPATKAQPKEMLVIVDKPALQYLVEELIAAGIEEILIITGRNKGSIENHFDYSYELEKTLEENGKKDLLKIVDGISEMSNIYYVRQKKPLGLGHAISCAEAFVGDEPFVVLLGDDIIYTDKEKGQSPVTKQLIEKYEELQGGTILGVQEVDKKNVSKYGIIKSLEQIDSKTVAVEDFIEKPSVEEAPSNLAALGRYVLEPEIFSYLKNTKPGKGGEIQLTDAILAMKNDGEKLYAYNFDGLRYDTGDKFGMFVANVEFGLRHEELKDRVREYLKDLIEKL; encoded by the coding sequence ATGAAGAAAAAAGTAAGAAAAGCTGTAATTCCTGCTGCGGGACTTGGAACAAGAGTTTTACCTGCAACGAAGGCACAGCCTAAAGAAATGCTTGTAATTGTTGATAAGCCGGCATTGCAGTATCTTGTGGAAGAACTGATAGCGGCTGGAATTGAAGAAATTTTGATTATTACTGGAAGAAATAAAGGGTCAATTGAAAATCATTTTGATTATTCTTATGAGCTTGAAAAAACTTTGGAAGAAAACGGGAAAAAAGATTTATTAAAAATAGTTGACGGTATTTCTGAAATGTCAAATATTTATTATGTACGTCAAAAAAAACCTTTAGGATTAGGGCATGCAATAAGCTGTGCTGAAGCATTTGTTGGAGATGAGCCGTTTGTGGTGCTTCTTGGAGATGATATTATTTATACGGATAAGGAAAAAGGTCAGAGTCCTGTAACAAAACAATTGATAGAAAAATATGAAGAACTGCAAGGTGGAACAATTTTGGGAGTTCAGGAAGTTGATAAGAAGAATGTCTCTAAATATGGAATAATAAAATCTTTAGAACAGATTGACAGTAAAACTGTAGCTGTAGAAGATTTTATTGAAAAACCGTCAGTTGAAGAAGCGCCGAGTAATTTGGCAGCGCTTGGACGATATGTTTTGGAACCTGAAATATTTTCATATTTGAAGAATACAAAACCTGGAAAAGGTGGAGAAATTCAGCTTACAGATGCAATTTTAGCAATGAAAAATGATGGAGAGAAATTATATGCGTATAATTTTGATGGACTCAGATATGATACGGGAGATAAATTTGGAATGTTTGTTGCAAATGTTGAGTTTGGATTGAGACATGAAGAATTGAAAGATAGAGTTAGGGAATATTTAAAAGATTTAATAGAAAAATTATAA